From the genome of bacterium, one region includes:
- a CDS encoding saccharopine dehydrogenase C-terminal domain-containing protein, with amino-acid sequence MRIALLGAGLMGRAVAHDLLRSSELEELRLADADEKRLDALAGRLDNDRVRTSRLDATDERAVARWIDGCDALVSASSYRLNLGLSLAAISACTHFVDMGGNSDVVARQLELDGEAKKRGVTIIPDMGLAPGLVNVLARRAAELTDRLDTVRLRVGGLPQTKRGEWNYELVFSAEGLVNEYREPCRVLREGKVVTVAPLTEVETVHDPELGELEAFHTSGGSSTLPQTFTGKVRSLEYKTLRYPGHARLVRALFELGLDGEDEVEVDGRRVRPRRLLEKLFENLAGEGRDLVVLHGEFTGERDGKPLTISCRLLDYADEDTGLTAMMRCTGFPVSVTARMLADGRITERGALPPERAVPAAELLEELDRRGISIPFTESAP; translated from the coding sequence ATGCGAATCGCCCTTTTAGGAGCCGGCCTCATGGGTCGGGCCGTGGCCCACGACCTTCTGCGGAGCTCCGAGCTCGAGGAGCTGCGCCTGGCCGACGCCGACGAGAAGCGCCTCGACGCCCTTGCCGGACGGCTCGACAATGACCGGGTGCGGACCAGTCGCCTGGACGCGACCGACGAGAGGGCCGTCGCGCGCTGGATTGACGGCTGCGACGCGCTGGTCTCGGCCTCGAGCTACCGGCTGAACCTCGGCCTGTCGCTGGCGGCCATCTCCGCGTGCACCCACTTCGTGGACATGGGAGGCAACTCGGACGTCGTCGCCCGGCAACTAGAGCTGGACGGCGAGGCGAAAAAGCGAGGAGTGACGATCATCCCCGACATGGGTCTCGCGCCGGGTCTGGTCAACGTCCTCGCGCGGCGCGCCGCGGAACTCACCGACCGCCTGGATACCGTCCGCCTCCGCGTGGGCGGCCTGCCGCAAACCAAGCGCGGCGAGTGGAACTACGAGCTGGTCTTCTCCGCCGAGGGGCTGGTAAACGAGTACCGGGAGCCCTGCCGGGTCCTGCGTGAGGGGAAGGTCGTCACCGTGGCGCCCCTGACCGAGGTCGAGACGGTCCACGACCCCGAGCTGGGCGAGTTGGAAGCCTTCCACACCTCGGGCGGCTCCAGCACCCTGCCACAAACCTTCACCGGAAAGGTCCGCTCCCTGGAGTACAAGACGCTGCGCTACCCGGGGCACGCCCGGCTGGTGCGCGCGCTCTTCGAGCTGGGCCTGGACGGTGAGGACGAGGTGGAGGTGGACGGGAGGAGGGTTAGGCCGCGCCGTCTCCTGGAAAAACTCTTCGAAAACCTGGCGGGTGAGGGGCGGGACCTGGTGGTCCTCCACGGCGAGTTCACCGGCGAGAGGGATGGTAAACCGCTGACAATCTCCTGCCGCCTCTTGGACTACGCCGACGAGGATACGGGGCTCACGGCGATGATGCGCTGCACCGGTTTTCCGGTGTCGGTCACGGCGCGGATGCTGGCCGACGGCCGGATTACGGAGCGCGGCGCCCTGCCCCCGGAGCGGGCCGTCCCCGCCGCCGAGCTCCTCGAAGAGCTCGACCGCCGGGGCATTTCCATCCCATTCACGGAGAGCGCCCCGTAA
- a CDS encoding ABC transporter ATP-binding protein, which produces MTNDDKNLLRLSGVIAGYSASQPVLCGVNLSVGAGEFAALVGPNGSGKSTLLAVATGYLPAQAGEVTLAGRRLNSLSAVERARTVAWLPQELPNAPGYTVRQVVLLGRYGNLTGFGTYSPGDESAADDALRRCDIGRLAERSAGELSGGERQRVFLAQALAQGARLMLLDEPTNHLDPSSLAYLLKLLKELTAEGRGILMVTHDLNLAARYADRMAILSGGGIIAEGRPEEVVRPKLLREVYGAELTVVRHPVDGKPQILL; this is translated from the coding sequence ATGACCAACGATGACAAAAACCTTCTTCGCCTCAGCGGGGTCATTGCCGGGTACTCGGCCTCGCAACCCGTTCTTTGCGGGGTGAACCTCTCGGTGGGCGCGGGCGAATTCGCGGCGCTGGTCGGCCCCAACGGCTCCGGCAAGTCCACCCTTCTGGCGGTCGCCACCGGTTATTTACCGGCGCAGGCCGGGGAAGTGACCCTGGCCGGCCGCCGCTTGAATTCCCTGAGCGCGGTCGAGAGGGCGAGGACCGTGGCCTGGCTGCCCCAGGAACTCCCGAATGCGCCGGGGTACACGGTCCGTCAGGTGGTCCTTCTGGGGCGGTACGGTAACCTCACGGGCTTCGGGACTTACTCTCCCGGTGATGAGTCCGCCGCCGACGACGCGCTGCGCCGCTGCGACATCGGGCGGTTGGCCGAGCGGTCGGCCGGCGAGCTCTCGGGCGGGGAGCGTCAGAGGGTCTTTCTGGCCCAGGCCCTGGCCCAGGGCGCCCGGCTCATGCTCCTCGACGAGCCGACTAACCACCTGGACCCATCGTCGCTGGCCTATCTCTTAAAACTCTTGAAGGAGCTCACCGCCGAGGGCCGGGGGATCCTCATGGTGACCCACGACCTGAACCTGGCTGCCCGGTACGCCGACCGGATGGCGATTCTCTCCGGCGGGGGGATCATCGCCGAGGGGAGGCCGGAAGAGGTGGTCCGGCCAAAACTCCTGCGCGAGGTGTACGGCGCGGAGCTGACCGTCGTCCGGCACCCCGTGGATGGGAAACCGCAGATACTACTGTGA
- a CDS encoding BamA/TamA family outer membrane protein, with translation MLRRAALILLAASALVRAAEDDEIVRVAFRGNAYLSQETLGMVFGVREEQYVSERRVERGRQSLLDLYRENGFTGIHIETQIVRRYGLRGGTVVYVDIDEGPPTLVESVDVLHAGLVDEAEISAAIGFEPGDVWTLTYSDAVRLNLIRLFAEHGYLYANIEVEQERGERRARLTVTVDEGPRVRVVGVDIEGYEPIIERVIRREIVIREGEYFKASEVFASQRNIYSTGIFTNVGYAIVGESERSPEVRILFELEPDKTNWVGFELGYTYSESTGSGLRFKVSWGDDNLWGNLQHLEVGADFVYAFKTSKFEEELYQAVYREPWLMSVRGLSGRMRVYFGREQRTGFSADSFGGDLSLEQRFYDWLTGALGLRFERVNLWEYDIPDLPQEEGYSNTSALFARVGIDTRDNPFNPRSGVYLLPYGEYAGGPLGGDNDFYKLTADLSGHIPLGDHVSLALRGYIGLAALHHDTRTLPVYERFYAGGAYSVRGFPERSLGPRNARGVSLGGVASLVGNAELRVDIPDSAFSLGFFADTGMVWWKISDMDPADLAVGVGAGVRYVTPIGPVRLDVGFVVAPGNNSIISPLAPQDYKDTSDNWELHLAIGHIF, from the coding sequence ATGCTCCGACGCGCAGCACTTATCTTATTGGCCGCGAGCGCCCTCGTCCGGGCGGCGGAGGACGACGAGATAGTACGGGTCGCCTTCCGGGGGAACGCCTACCTCTCCCAGGAGACCCTCGGAATGGTTTTCGGCGTGCGCGAGGAGCAGTACGTCTCGGAGCGCCGGGTGGAACGCGGACGGCAGAGCCTGCTGGACCTGTACCGCGAAAACGGTTTCACCGGAATCCACATCGAAACCCAAATCGTCCGCCGGTACGGCCTGCGCGGCGGAACCGTGGTCTACGTTGACATAGACGAGGGGCCGCCCACGTTGGTTGAGTCGGTGGACGTCCTCCACGCCGGGCTGGTGGACGAGGCGGAAATCTCGGCCGCGATTGGGTTCGAGCCGGGCGACGTGTGGACCCTGACCTACTCCGACGCCGTCCGCCTGAACCTGATACGCCTCTTCGCCGAGCACGGCTACCTCTACGCGAACATCGAGGTCGAGCAGGAGCGGGGGGAGCGCCGGGCCCGGTTGACGGTGACCGTGGACGAAGGGCCCCGTGTGAGGGTGGTCGGGGTGGACATCGAGGGCTACGAGCCGATCATCGAGCGGGTCATCCGGCGCGAGATAGTCATCCGCGAGGGGGAATACTTCAAGGCCTCGGAAGTCTTCGCCAGCCAGCGTAACATCTATTCGACCGGCATTTTTACCAACGTCGGCTACGCCATCGTCGGCGAGAGCGAACGGTCACCAGAGGTCCGCATCCTCTTCGAATTGGAGCCCGACAAGACTAACTGGGTCGGTTTCGAGCTCGGGTACACCTACTCGGAGAGCACGGGGTCCGGGCTGCGCTTCAAGGTGTCCTGGGGCGACGACAACCTCTGGGGCAACCTCCAGCACCTGGAGGTGGGGGCCGACTTCGTTTACGCCTTCAAGACCAGTAAATTCGAGGAGGAGCTGTACCAGGCCGTCTACCGCGAGCCGTGGCTCATGTCGGTGCGGGGGCTTTCGGGGAGGATGCGGGTGTACTTCGGGCGCGAGCAGAGGACCGGCTTCAGCGCGGACTCCTTCGGCGGCGACCTGTCCCTGGAGCAGCGTTTCTACGACTGGCTCACCGGCGCCCTGGGGCTGCGCTTCGAACGGGTCAACCTCTGGGAGTACGACATCCCGGACCTGCCCCAGGAGGAGGGCTACTCGAACACCAGCGCCCTCTTCGCCCGCGTCGGGATAGACACCCGCGACAACCCCTTCAACCCCCGCTCCGGCGTGTACCTCCTCCCCTACGGCGAGTACGCCGGCGGCCCCCTGGGCGGCGACAACGACTTCTACAAGCTCACCGCGGACCTGTCCGGCCACATCCCCCTCGGCGACCATGTCAGCCTCGCCCTGCGCGGCTACATCGGCCTGGCCGCCCTCCACCACGACACGCGGACGCTGCCCGTTTACGAGCGGTTCTACGCCGGTGGCGCCTACTCCGTCCGTGGGTTCCCCGAACGCAGCCTGGGCCCCCGCAACGCCCGGGGCGTGAGCCTGGGCGGCGTCGCCTCACTGGTGGGCAACGCGGAGCTGCGGGTGGACATCCCGGACAGCGCTTTCTCCCTCGGCTTCTTCGCGGACACGGGAATGGTGTGGTGGAAAATTTCCGATATGGACCCGGCCGACCTCGCCGTGGGGGTCGGCGCCGGGGTGCGCTACGTCACCCCCATCGGCCCCGTCCGGCTGGACGTGGGCTTCGTCGTGGCTCCGGGGAATAACAGCATCATCTCGCCTCTCGCGCCGCAGGATTATAAGGACACCTCCGACAACTGGGAGCTCCACCTGGCCATCGGGCACATTTTCTAA
- the thrS gene encoding threonine--tRNA ligase: MPSDKNAVRLRFPDGSVKGYPEGVRPLDIALEISPGLARAAVGSLIGDLLWDLNRPLPAGEHDFRLVTFDDPEGREFYRHTAAHVLATAVQALYPEARFGIGPAIENGFYYDFLVEKPFTDDDLAAIEDKMREIIKADLPLVRRVVSREEARAEMERRGELLKVELIDELPPEAEVTFYSDGDFVDLCKGPHLPSTGRLGVVKLLSVAGAYWRGDERRPMLSRIYGAAFPKKKQLDEFLEGIEEAKRRDHRKLGAEMELFSIAENYGPGLILYHPAGATLHYEIEKLAHEMHRERGYDLVHTPHVFRTELWKMSGHYDHYKDNMFFARLGSGEAEYAVKPMNCPGHVLIYSHGLHSYRELPVRYYEFGHVYRNEMSGVLHGLMRVRGFTIDDAHIFCTPEQLEDEIVGVIRFAQDFMGVFGLPMSYALATRPPDAMGSAEIWDQATVALEHALARLGVPYVVDSGGGAFYGPKIDINVTDALGRKWQTTTCQVDFNFPERFDLDYVGEDGARHRVVMVHRAVLGSFERFIGVLIEHFAGNFPLWLAPEQVRVLPITSDVNDYAHEVLDKFTRAGFRAKIDDSNQKLSIKIAKATEARVNYMAICGRVEKQEKGVSLRRHDGKNTRSSVEVAIEFLQREIDAYRSGGWAVTA, encoded by the coding sequence GTGCCTTCTGACAAAAACGCAGTCCGCCTCCGTTTTCCCGACGGCTCGGTCAAGGGCTACCCCGAGGGCGTCCGTCCACTGGACATCGCCCTGGAGATTAGCCCGGGCCTTGCCCGCGCGGCGGTGGGCTCTCTCATTGGTGATTTACTCTGGGACCTGAACCGTCCGCTCCCCGCCGGGGAGCACGACTTCCGGCTGGTGACCTTTGACGACCCCGAGGGCCGGGAATTTTACCGGCACACGGCGGCGCACGTCCTGGCCACGGCGGTGCAGGCGCTCTACCCGGAGGCCCGCTTCGGCATCGGCCCCGCCATCGAAAACGGCTTCTACTACGATTTTCTGGTGGAAAAGCCTTTCACCGATGACGACCTGGCCGCCATCGAGGACAAGATGCGGGAGATCATCAAGGCCGACCTGCCCCTCGTGCGTCGGGTCGTCTCCCGGGAAGAGGCGCGGGCCGAGATGGAGCGCCGGGGCGAGTTGCTGAAAGTCGAGCTCATAGACGAACTGCCCCCCGAGGCAGAGGTGACCTTCTATTCAGACGGTGACTTCGTGGACCTGTGCAAGGGGCCGCACCTGCCCTCCACGGGGCGGCTCGGCGTGGTCAAGCTCCTGTCGGTGGCCGGCGCGTACTGGCGCGGCGACGAGCGGAGACCCATGCTCTCGCGCATCTACGGCGCGGCCTTTCCGAAAAAGAAGCAGCTCGACGAGTTCCTGGAGGGCATCGAGGAAGCCAAGCGGCGCGACCACCGCAAGCTGGGCGCCGAGATGGAACTATTCTCCATCGCCGAAAACTACGGCCCGGGGTTGATCCTCTACCACCCCGCCGGGGCGACGCTGCACTACGAGATAGAAAAGCTGGCGCACGAGATGCACCGCGAGCGCGGCTACGATCTGGTCCACACGCCCCACGTCTTCCGTACCGAACTTTGGAAAATGTCGGGTCACTACGACCACTACAAGGACAACATGTTCTTCGCCCGACTGGGAAGCGGCGAGGCGGAATACGCCGTCAAGCCGATGAACTGCCCGGGGCACGTGCTCATCTACTCCCACGGCCTGCACTCCTACCGGGAGCTGCCCGTCCGCTATTACGAGTTCGGTCACGTGTACCGCAACGAGATGTCGGGCGTGCTGCACGGCCTGATGCGCGTGCGGGGCTTCACCATTGACGACGCCCACATCTTCTGCACGCCGGAGCAGCTCGAGGACGAAATCGTCGGGGTCATCCGTTTCGCCCAGGACTTCATGGGCGTCTTCGGCCTGCCGATGAGCTACGCCCTGGCGACGAGGCCGCCGGACGCCATGGGGTCCGCGGAAATTTGGGACCAGGCCACGGTCGCCCTGGAGCACGCCCTGGCACGGCTCGGGGTGCCCTACGTCGTGGATTCGGGCGGCGGCGCCTTCTACGGCCCGAAGATAGACATCAACGTCACCGACGCCCTGGGCCGCAAGTGGCAGACGACGACCTGCCAGGTGGACTTCAACTTCCCCGAGCGGTTCGATCTGGACTACGTGGGGGAGGACGGCGCCCGGCACCGGGTGGTCATGGTGCACCGGGCGGTCCTGGGGAGCTTCGAGCGGTTCATCGGCGTGCTCATCGAGCACTTCGCGGGGAATTTCCCGCTCTGGCTCGCCCCGGAACAAGTTCGAGTATTGCCGATTACCTCGGACGTAAACGACTACGCCCACGAGGTGTTGGACAAATTCACCAGAGCGGGGTTTAGGGCGAAGATAGATGACAGCAACCAAAAGCTGAGCATTAAGATAGCTAAAGCAACTGAAGCCAGGGTAAACTACATGGCTATCTGTGGTCGTGTGGAAAAACAGGAAAAAGGCGTTTCATTGCGGAGACACGACGGAAAAAACACGCGCTCTAGCGTGGAGGTCGCCATCGAGTTCCTCCAGCGTGAAATTGACGCCTACCGAAGCGGAGGATGGGCTGTTACTGCGTAA
- a CDS encoding His/Gly/Thr/Pro-type tRNA ligase C-terminal domain-containing protein: MLPVAEEFLEYAEKVANEFREKGLRVRVDAKDSKLGAKIAVAETAKVKYIVVVGKAEAEAGDINLRPHGKKAFNMSLSEAVDELVKENDGRLLAGRW, from the coding sequence GTGCTGCCGGTGGCGGAGGAGTTTCTCGAATACGCGGAAAAAGTGGCGAACGAGTTCAGGGAAAAGGGGTTGCGCGTCCGCGTGGACGCGAAGGATTCGAAGCTCGGGGCGAAGATCGCCGTGGCGGAGACGGCCAAGGTCAAGTACATCGTCGTCGTCGGGAAGGCCGAGGCGGAGGCCGGGGACATAAACCTGCGGCCGCACGGCAAAAAGGCGTTCAACATGAGCCTTTCCGAGGCGGTAGACGAGCTGGTGAAGGAAAACGACGGGCGTCTGCTGGCCGGTCGGTGGTGA
- the infC gene encoding translation initiation factor IF-3, protein MAKDQSRVNERIRVREVRVVDEEGTQVGVMRTLDALDLARSKGLDLVEVAPNGRPPVCRIMNYGKYLYQQSKREHAARKKQRNFSVKEIKLRPKTGEHDFTFKLRHIEEFLAKLNKVKVTILFRGRERTHPEIGERILARIAEYFGERVVVEQPARFEGRNMTMVLLPGEMFKEAAKT, encoded by the coding sequence ATAGCTAAAGACCAATCTCGCGTCAATGAGCGGATACGCGTCCGCGAAGTGCGGGTGGTGGATGAGGAGGGCACACAGGTCGGCGTAATGCGCACCCTGGACGCCCTCGACCTGGCCCGGAGCAAGGGGCTGGACTTGGTGGAGGTGGCCCCCAACGGCCGACCGCCTGTCTGCCGGATAATGAACTATGGGAAGTACCTCTACCAGCAGTCGAAGCGGGAACACGCGGCACGGAAGAAACAGCGGAACTTTTCGGTCAAAGAGATAAAGCTGAGGCCCAAGACCGGCGAGCACGACTTCACCTTCAAGCTCCGCCACATCGAGGAATTCCTGGCGAAGCTCAACAAGGTGAAGGTCACCATCCTCTTCCGCGGTCGTGAGCGGACGCACCCCGAGATAGGGGAGAGGATTCTCGCCCGGATAGCGGAATATTTCGGCGAGCGGGTGGTGGTCGAGCAACCGGCCCGGTTCGAGGGTCGCAATATGACGATGGTCCTGCTCCCCGGAGAAATGTTCAAAGAAGCGGCCAAGACCTAA
- the rpmI gene encoding 50S ribosomal protein L35 codes for MPKMKTIKGAAKRFKPTATGKLKRHKALFNHILTKKSANRKRRLSQSTLVTTRGDVKRIKRMLGI; via the coding sequence TTGCCGAAGATGAAAACGATAAAGGGCGCGGCCAAGCGTTTCAAGCCCACGGCCACGGGCAAGCTCAAACGCCACAAGGCGCTCTTCAACCACATCCTGACCAAGAAATCCGCCAACCGCAAACGGCGTCTGAGCCAGAGCACCCTGGTGACCACCCGGGGGGACGTCAAGCGGATCAAACGGATGCTCGGTATATAG
- the rplT gene encoding 50S ribosomal protein L20, producing MPRVKNNVASRRRRKKVLAQAKGYQHGRSRLITTAQDAVRRALQYAYRDRRKKKGHFRRLWIARINAGVREHGMSYSRFINGLAKADVHLDRKILADLAATDPKALEHLVKVAKG from the coding sequence ATGCCCCGAGTGAAAAACAACGTCGCCTCCCGCCGCCGTCGGAAGAAGGTCCTGGCGCAGGCCAAGGGCTATCAGCACGGCCGGAGCCGGCTGATTACCACCGCACAGGACGCCGTCCGGAGGGCGCTGCAGTACGCCTACCGTGACCGCCGGAAGAAGAAGGGGCATTTCCGCCGCCTGTGGATAGCCCGCATCAACGCCGGCGTCCGGGAGCACGGCATGAGTTACTCGCGATTTATCAACGGTCTGGCCAAGGCGGACGTCCACCTCGACCGGAAAATCTTGGCAGACCTGGCCGCCACCGATCCGAAGGCGCTGGAGCATCTGGTCAAGGTAGCCAAGGGTTAA
- the pheS gene encoding phenylalanine--tRNA ligase subunit alpha, whose amino-acid sequence MLKNLEYIEVDAKRRIAAASDPKSIEDLRVEFLGRKGKLTELLRRLGNLSPEERPRAGARANEVKTAIQQALTARTAELAAGEKREPLLDYTLPGRKVEVYRRHPVNQVIEELVFIFCDLGFSVAEGPLIETEHYNFDALNTPPDHPARDEKDTLFLRDFPLLLRTETSPVQVRTLERTRPPVRIIAPGRCYRNDTADARHHPVFHQIEGLWVDEGVSFAHLKGILLEFAKSLFGPGAQVRFRPHFFPFTEPSAEIEATCPACAGNGCKTCSGTGWIELGGAGMVDPAVIAPLGIDPEIYTGFAFGIGPERIAMVRYGVSDIRLFYENDLRFLRQF is encoded by the coding sequence GTGCTGAAGAATCTGGAATACATCGAGGTGGACGCGAAGCGGCGGATTGCGGCCGCTTCGGACCCCAAGAGCATCGAGGACCTGCGCGTCGAGTTCCTCGGCCGCAAGGGTAAGCTCACCGAGCTCCTGCGCCGCCTGGGCAATCTCAGCCCCGAGGAGAGGCCCCGGGCCGGGGCCCGGGCCAACGAGGTGAAGACCGCCATCCAGCAGGCCCTGACCGCCCGCACCGCCGAGCTCGCCGCCGGGGAGAAACGGGAGCCCCTTCTCGACTACACCCTCCCCGGGCGGAAGGTGGAGGTTTACCGGCGACACCCCGTGAACCAGGTCATCGAGGAACTTGTCTTCATCTTCTGCGACCTGGGGTTCAGCGTGGCCGAGGGACCGCTCATCGAGACGGAGCATTACAACTTCGACGCCTTGAACACCCCGCCGGACCACCCGGCGCGCGACGAGAAGGACACCCTCTTCCTGCGCGACTTCCCGCTGCTGCTACGGACCGAGACCAGCCCGGTCCAGGTGCGAACGCTGGAGAGAACGAGGCCGCCCGTGCGCATCATCGCTCCGGGGCGCTGCTACCGCAACGACACCGCCGACGCCCGCCACCACCCCGTCTTCCACCAGATAGAGGGTCTGTGGGTGGACGAGGGCGTTTCCTTCGCGCACCTGAAGGGAATCCTGCTGGAGTTCGCAAAAAGCCTGTTCGGCCCCGGGGCGCAGGTGCGCTTCCGGCCTCACTTCTTCCCCTTCACCGAGCCCTCGGCGGAGATAGAGGCCACCTGCCCCGCGTGCGCCGGCAACGGCTGCAAGACCTGCTCCGGCACGGGCTGGATCGAGCTGGGCGGGGCGGGGATGGTGGACCCCGCGGTGATCGCGCCCCTGGGGATAGACCCGGAAATTTACACCGGCTTCGCCTTCGGCATCGGCCCCGAGAGAATAGCCATGGTGCGCTACGGCGTCAGCGACATCCGGCTGTTCTACGAGAACGACCTGCGCTTCCTGCGGCAGTTTTAA
- the pheT gene encoding phenylalanine--tRNA ligase subunit beta → MKLNTEWLTDYVELDAPPEKIARALTESCAVAEAVYDPYAHLGKVVVARLVSAEPLAGSDKLYRCDVDYGEGTATVIAGAPNTKACVGKLTAYVPPDTVLPFGTVTERELFGVTSAGMLASGLELGLSADHTGLLVLEKGKVGQPLVDLFDVPATAIIDLETTPNRPDTLSHLGLARQLAAVIGGRFLFPEPEIKPAVVDDGSLVRIECPELCRRYVGLVVRGVKVGPSPDWLTRRLISIGHRPISNIVDVTNYVLHGLGQPLHTFDLTKLAGGRIIVRRASHGEVIVSLDGDECRLTPEMMVIADAERPVAVAGVMGGLESGVVAETTDILIESAWFEPSSVRATSRELGLESSSSHLFGRGADPNLAPVAARFAAELIAEIAGGTVDGLLHDCHPVPYKPPEVLLRWGRVGKLLGFDVTPEEGRRILTALGCAPVTEDESGATWTIPSHRPDLSREVDLIEELAQVAGYDNVPVELPRLTAAHLNRPDPLMPMHTALAAAGCQEVLTTDFVSLEEAEGLGFSEKDLVAVKNPLDKGHPYLRPSGFIGLLNAARHNASRGAEDLRFYEIATAFTVSGKAPVEVKRLCVLLVGERPADGWLTRARNLDFYDLKGVCTALLDAVKIGPTELVPREATEGTPLELAVGLDGTTVGRLLRFGEKLLAAYDLEERAAWGLELDLEPLLRRAGDVKIEPLPLYPPGTRDLALVFDEGVRHADIVEVIRSAGGGLLEDVRLFDVYVGRQVGAGKRSLAYSLIYRAPDRTLTDEEIDAAHERIVKTLRERFSAELRS, encoded by the coding sequence GTGAAGCTGAACACCGAGTGGCTCACCGACTACGTCGAGCTGGACGCGCCGCCCGAGAAAATCGCCCGGGCGCTGACCGAGTCCTGCGCCGTGGCCGAGGCGGTCTACGACCCCTACGCCCACCTGGGTAAAGTGGTCGTCGCCCGCCTGGTCTCCGCCGAACCGCTGGCCGGGTCGGACAAGCTCTACCGCTGCGACGTTGATTACGGGGAGGGGACGGCGACCGTAATTGCCGGTGCGCCGAACACGAAAGCCTGCGTCGGCAAACTGACGGCCTACGTCCCGCCGGATACCGTCCTCCCCTTCGGGACCGTGACCGAGCGGGAGCTCTTCGGCGTGACGAGCGCCGGGATGCTGGCCAGCGGCCTCGAACTGGGTCTTTCCGCCGACCACACCGGCCTTCTCGTTTTGGAAAAAGGTAAGGTCGGTCAGCCTTTAGTGGACCTCTTCGACGTCCCGGCGACCGCGATTATTGACCTGGAAACGACGCCGAACCGGCCGGACACCCTGAGCCACCTGGGCCTGGCGCGGCAGCTCGCGGCCGTTATAGGCGGCAGATTTCTCTTCCCCGAACCGGAAATAAAACCCGCGGTCGTAGACGACGGTTCGCTGGTCCGCATCGAATGCCCCGAGCTGTGCCGCCGGTACGTGGGACTCGTCGTTCGCGGGGTGAAGGTCGGCCCCAGCCCCGACTGGCTGACCCGCCGGCTCATCTCCATCGGCCACCGGCCCATCTCCAACATCGTGGATGTGACGAACTACGTCCTGCACGGTCTGGGCCAGCCGTTGCACACCTTCGATTTGACGAAGCTCGCCGGGGGGCGGATCATCGTCCGCCGCGCAAGCCATGGGGAGGTTATCGTCTCCCTGGACGGCGACGAATGTCGCCTCACGCCGGAGATGATGGTCATCGCCGACGCCGAGCGCCCGGTGGCCGTGGCCGGTGTGATGGGCGGCCTGGAATCGGGCGTCGTCGCGGAGACGACGGACATTTTAATCGAGAGCGCGTGGTTCGAGCCGTCGAGCGTCCGCGCCACGAGCCGGGAGCTGGGGCTGGAATCGTCATCGTCCCACCTCTTCGGGCGGGGGGCCGACCCGAATCTGGCGCCCGTCGCCGCCCGCTTCGCCGCCGAATTGATAGCTGAAATCGCCGGGGGGACGGTGGACGGATTGCTCCACGACTGCCACCCCGTTCCGTACAAACCGCCGGAGGTCCTGCTGCGCTGGGGCCGCGTGGGCAAACTCCTCGGCTTCGACGTCACACCGGAGGAGGGGAGGCGGATTCTCACCGCCCTGGGCTGCGCCCCGGTCACCGAGGATGAGTCCGGCGCGACCTGGACCATCCCGAGCCACCGGCCCGACCTCTCCCGGGAGGTGGACCTGATAGAGGAACTGGCCCAGGTGGCGGGCTACGACAACGTGCCGGTGGAGCTTCCGCGCCTGACCGCGGCCCACCTGAACCGGCCCGACCCGCTGATGCCGATGCACACGGCCCTGGCCGCCGCCGGCTGCCAGGAGGTCCTTACCACCGACTTCGTATCACTGGAAGAGGCGGAGGGGCTCGGATTTTCCGAGAAGGACCTCGTGGCCGTGAAGAACCCCCTGGACAAGGGGCACCCCTACCTGCGCCCCTCGGGCTTCATCGGCCTGTTGAACGCGGCCCGGCACAACGCCTCCCGCGGCGCCGAGGATTTGCGCTTCTACGAAATAGCCACCGCCTTCACCGTTTCCGGGAAAGCCCCCGTCGAAGTGAAGCGTCTCTGCGTTCTTCTGGTCGGTGAGCGGCCCGCCGACGGCTGGCTCACCCGGGCGCGAAACCTCGACTTCTACGACCTGAAGGGCGTGTGCACGGCTCTCCTGGATGCCGTGAAAATCGGCCCCACGGAGCTCGTCCCGCGAGAGGCGACGGAGGGGACTCCCCTCGAACTGGCGGTCGGTCTGGATGGGACGACCGTGGGCCGACTCCTGCGTTTCGGTGAAAAACTGCTCGCCGCCTATGACCTGGAGGAACGGGCCGCCTGGGGCCTGGAACTGGACCTCGAACCGCTGCTGCGCCGCGCGGGGGACGTGAAAATCGAGCCGCTACCCCTCTACCCACCCGGAACCCGGGATCTGGCGCTCGTCTTTGACGAGGGCGTCCGGCACGCCGATATAGTGGAGGTCATTCGCTCCGCGGGCGGCGGGCTTTTGGAGGACGTCCGCCTCTTCGACGTCTACGTGGGCAGGCAGGTGGGCGCCGGTAAACGCTCCCTGGCCTACTCCCTCATCTACCGCGCCCCGGACCGCACGCTGACCGACGAGGAGATTGACGCGGCGCACGAGAGAATCGTAAAAACACTCCGGGAGCGCTTCAGCGCGGAGCTACGGTCTTAG